In Deltaproteobacteria bacterium, one DNA window encodes the following:
- a CDS encoding polysaccharide deacetylase family protein, producing MAVAHALTIDVEEWFHDDWRPDRGADWHDLPSTVASDVALILDLLAHAGARATFFVLGDVGRRQPDLVKRIAAAGHEIASHGDAHRQVPTQSRAQFAADVRDSLAILSDCVGAVVAGYRAPYFLRRARDLWAMDVLAELGLRYDTSYAPVRWMPYLGRGIPRAPYRHPCGVWEFPLPFAERFGGWNLPYAGGGPLLRFLPYRVVEDALRTHETTVGPAVVYCHPWELDPEARSLPGTPRHVRLWKRLGRARTLPALTRLLATFPFRPIREVYANELAA from the coding sequence ATGGCCGTCGCGCACGCGCTCACCATCGACGTCGAAGAGTGGTTCCACGACGACTGGCGCCCCGATCGCGGCGCCGACTGGCACGACCTCCCGAGCACGGTGGCGAGTGATGTCGCCCTGATCCTCGACCTGCTGGCGCACGCAGGGGCGCGCGCGACGTTCTTCGTGCTCGGCGACGTGGGGCGCCGGCAGCCCGATCTCGTGAAGCGCATCGCCGCCGCCGGTCACGAGATCGCGAGCCACGGCGATGCGCACCGGCAGGTGCCGACGCAGAGCCGCGCGCAGTTCGCCGCCGACGTGCGCGACTCGCTCGCGATCCTGAGCGATTGCGTCGGCGCCGTGGTCGCGGGGTATCGGGCGCCCTACTTCCTGCGGCGCGCCCGCGACCTCTGGGCGATGGACGTGCTCGCGGAGCTCGGCCTACGCTACGACACGAGCTATGCGCCGGTGCGATGGATGCCGTACCTCGGCCGCGGCATCCCGCGCGCGCCCTATCGCCACCCGTGCGGGGTGTGGGAATTCCCGCTGCCGTTCGCCGAGCGCTTCGGCGGCTGGAACCTTCCCTATGCCGGCGGCGGTCCGCTCCTGCGCTTCCTCCCGTATCGCGTCGTCGAAGACGCCCTCCGCACGCACGAGACGACCGTCGGACCGGCGGTCGTCTACTGCCACCCGTGGGAGCTCGATCCCGAGGCGCGCTCGCTCCCGGGGACCCCGCGGCACGTCCGGCTCTGGAAGCGCCTCGGCCGCGCCCGCACGCTGCCGGCGCTCACGCGCCTGCTCGCGACCTTCCCGTTCCGGCCGATCCGTGAAGTCTACGCGAACGAGCTGGCCGCCTGA
- a CDS encoding phenylacetate--CoA ligase family protein → MTPQRWALLRGAVERARKSAWYARTLAAAPLEDPADFATLPFTRKQDVMEASPFGMLAVPPAHAWHYHESSGTTGKPVATWCGLTELTRMASIVTDAVPELGADEAMLLNRFPSFAPVHFLMEEVLRRTGRCHIAAGSMSWDVPFGRALEFMRQLPVSVLATLPFEMVLLREAGRELGIDVVRECKSLKAVLLGGAVLPPAFKKWIADAWQVRVVEIYGSNETMLLAIGCTEGGLHLATDLFEHELLDPATMTPVPAGSPGVLTITSLVHEVMPLVRYVTGDLVEMSSMPCPCGRSAPTIRVLGRATEMIEMRGRVITPADLVDACYEFVASVGARVFFVVILKRGIEVLVETTPEKPATTALEEVRLANRLGVPVTVRWLPDGDVFDRAALFRTPKIYKPGQVSDWRGEGRKTLTVMEALLEWPKF, encoded by the coding sequence GTGACCCCGCAGCGGTGGGCGCTCCTCCGCGGCGCGGTGGAGCGCGCCCGGAAGAGCGCGTGGTACGCGCGGACGCTCGCGGCGGCGCCGCTCGAGGACCCGGCGGACTTCGCGACGCTGCCGTTCACGCGCAAGCAGGACGTCATGGAGGCGAGCCCCTTCGGGATGCTCGCCGTACCGCCCGCGCACGCGTGGCACTATCACGAGTCGAGCGGCACCACGGGAAAGCCGGTGGCCACGTGGTGCGGGCTCACCGAGCTCACGCGGATGGCGTCGATCGTCACCGACGCGGTTCCCGAGCTCGGCGCCGACGAGGCGATGCTGCTGAACCGCTTTCCGTCCTTCGCGCCGGTCCATTTCTTGATGGAGGAGGTGCTGCGGCGGACGGGACGCTGCCACATCGCAGCCGGCAGCATGAGCTGGGACGTGCCGTTCGGGCGCGCGCTCGAGTTCATGCGGCAGCTGCCGGTGTCGGTCCTGGCGACCCTGCCGTTCGAGATGGTCCTGCTCCGCGAGGCGGGCCGGGAGCTCGGCATCGACGTCGTTCGCGAGTGCAAGAGCCTGAAGGCGGTGCTGCTCGGCGGCGCCGTTCTGCCGCCGGCCTTCAAGAAGTGGATCGCCGATGCGTGGCAGGTGCGCGTCGTCGAGATCTACGGTTCGAACGAGACGATGCTGCTCGCGATCGGCTGCACCGAGGGCGGTCTGCACCTCGCGACCGACCTCTTCGAGCACGAGCTCCTCGACCCCGCCACCATGACGCCGGTTCCCGCCGGGAGCCCCGGCGTCCTCACGATCACCTCGCTCGTCCACGAGGTGATGCCGCTCGTGCGCTACGTCACCGGCGACCTCGTCGAGATGTCGTCGATGCCGTGCCCCTGCGGGCGGAGCGCGCCGACGATCCGCGTTCTCGGGCGCGCGACCGAGATGATCGAGATGCGGGGTCGCGTCATCACGCCAGCCGATCTCGTCGACGCCTGCTACGAGTTCGTCGCGTCGGTCGGGGCGCGCGTCTTCTTCGTCGTGATCCTGAAGCGCGGCATCGAGGTGCTGGTCGAGACGACCCCGGAGAAGCCGGCGACGACCGCCCTCGAAGAGGTGCGGCTCGCCAATCGCCTCGGCGTGCCGGTCACCGTGCGGTGGCTGCCGGATGGCGACGTCTTCGATCGCGCCGCGCTCTTCCGC
- a CDS encoding oligosaccharide flippase family protein, whose product MEARSGAGIARDAVRGGGLLGLRQVFAQALNLAGYALLARLLGPTEIGVLGIVLFVCGFLGTCGGAGLQASLIRLPDEPTPEEYRAVFTLQEAIMGVIALVAVVAAPWLAALYGRPPEEAWLFRMVGVALVVTSFQAIPAAMLERRLDFGKVAFVEVAQALAYNVVVVGLVWAGWGTASFGAALLARAATGALLATLASPWSARPLWDWERARGFLRIGAPLQGTVLVGQLKDSITPIFIGLAAGAATVGYVQWAQTLATGPLWASMVLSRVYLPTFARVQREPARLARFVDGAVRAAHALVAPGAVLLLALAEPVTRLVFGPQWLPALPILRILWLVNLVVPTTTAVLALLAALGDTRTSLRFALLWLATTWLFGVPAVLLAGGLGYALANAAVLATNLWLFRVARERAALHLASATMPVWLWAAAVGVAVHVTARLRPCEGLADLATYLLAGGLLYAAGLAALAPSELRQMWRWARGRA is encoded by the coding sequence ATGGAGGCGCGGAGCGGCGCGGGAATCGCGCGGGACGCGGTCAGAGGCGGGGGGCTCCTCGGGCTCCGTCAGGTGTTCGCGCAGGCGCTGAACCTCGCGGGCTACGCGCTCCTCGCGCGTCTGCTCGGTCCGACCGAGATCGGCGTCCTCGGCATCGTGCTCTTCGTGTGTGGGTTCCTCGGAACGTGCGGCGGCGCGGGACTCCAGGCGAGCCTCATCCGCCTCCCGGACGAGCCGACGCCGGAGGAGTATCGCGCCGTCTTCACGCTTCAGGAGGCGATCATGGGCGTGATCGCGCTCGTCGCCGTCGTCGCCGCGCCGTGGCTCGCCGCGCTCTACGGTCGTCCCCCCGAGGAGGCGTGGCTCTTCCGGATGGTCGGCGTCGCGCTCGTCGTGACCTCCTTCCAGGCGATCCCGGCGGCGATGCTCGAGCGCCGTCTCGACTTCGGCAAGGTCGCGTTCGTCGAGGTCGCGCAGGCGCTCGCCTACAACGTCGTCGTCGTGGGGCTGGTGTGGGCGGGTTGGGGGACGGCGAGCTTCGGCGCCGCGCTCCTCGCGCGCGCCGCGACCGGCGCGTTGCTCGCGACCCTCGCGAGCCCGTGGTCGGCGCGGCCGCTCTGGGATTGGGAGCGGGCCCGGGGATTCCTCCGCATCGGCGCGCCGCTGCAGGGCACGGTGCTCGTCGGCCAGCTGAAGGACTCGATCACGCCCATCTTCATCGGCCTCGCGGCCGGCGCCGCGACGGTCGGCTACGTGCAGTGGGCGCAGACCCTCGCGACCGGTCCGCTCTGGGCGTCGATGGTGCTGAGCCGCGTCTACCTGCCGACCTTCGCGCGCGTGCAGCGCGAGCCGGCGAGGCTGGCCCGCTTCGTCGACGGCGCCGTACGTGCGGCCCACGCGCTCGTCGCGCCGGGGGCCGTGCTCCTGCTCGCGCTCGCCGAGCCGGTCACGCGGCTCGTGTTCGGTCCGCAGTGGCTGCCCGCGCTGCCGATCCTGCGCATCCTCTGGCTCGTGAATCTCGTCGTCCCGACGACGACGGCGGTGCTGGCGCTGCTCGCCGCGCTCGGCGACACGCGGACGAGCCTCCGCTTCGCGCTTCTCTGGCTCGCGACCACGTGGCTCTTCGGCGTGCCGGCCGTGCTCCTCGCCGGGGGGCTCGGCTACGCGCTCGCGAACGCCGCCGTGCTGGCGACGAACCTGTGGCTCTTCCGGGTCGCGCGCGAGCGCGCCGCGCTGCACCTGGCGTCGGCGACGATGCCGGTGTGGCTCTGGGCGGCGGCGGTCGGCGTCGCGGTGCACGTCACGGCGCGGCTCCGCCCGTGCGAGGGCCTCGCCGACCTCGCGACGTACCTCCTGGCCGGCGGCCTCCTCTACGCGGCCGGGCTCGCCGCGCTCGCGCCGAGCGAGCTCCGGCAGATGTGGCGGTGGGCGCGAGGACGCGCGTGA
- a CDS encoding flippase-like domain-containing protein, producing MTPAAASGDRAPLRLILPVLASAGAAWVLWRLAATSPVPPRIVVAAIPLWLALWLATVLLHALRWQMVLGRLGTRLPLLRLARLWLAARAVGALVPSGTLGGEPVRAQLLAASGTPTARAAGAVALDRTLELAGNMIVGPLCIAGAIALGAGSGTAMLFAAASALVGLVMLAAIYVRGIRGRPALVPILEPPLHLLPRRWRAWARGHAARADAAMHDVVAAHPRLVPAGVGVSLVIEALHLVELAALFAVFAVSVPLPLLLSSSMGIGVAHAVPVTASLGTLEATQVGVFTVGGEPLAIGLAVAVAIRLAETVAILAGLACLATAPGRRTPA from the coding sequence GTGACGCCGGCCGCCGCGAGCGGCGACCGCGCGCCGCTCCGGCTCATCCTGCCGGTGCTCGCGAGCGCGGGCGCGGCATGGGTGCTCTGGCGGCTCGCGGCGACGAGCCCGGTGCCGCCGCGGATCGTCGTCGCGGCGATCCCGCTCTGGCTGGCGCTCTGGCTCGCGACCGTCCTGCTGCACGCGCTCCGCTGGCAGATGGTGCTCGGACGGCTCGGCACGCGGCTCCCGCTCCTGCGCCTCGCCCGCCTCTGGCTCGCGGCGCGCGCGGTCGGGGCGCTCGTCCCGTCGGGGACGCTCGGCGGCGAGCCGGTGCGCGCCCAGCTCCTCGCGGCGAGCGGCACGCCGACCGCGCGAGCGGCGGGCGCCGTGGCTCTCGACCGCACCCTCGAACTCGCCGGCAACATGATCGTCGGGCCGCTCTGCATCGCGGGCGCGATCGCGCTCGGCGCGGGATCGGGCACGGCCATGCTCTTCGCCGCCGCGAGCGCACTCGTCGGGCTCGTGATGCTGGCGGCGATCTACGTGCGCGGTATCCGGGGACGGCCCGCGCTCGTGCCGATCCTCGAGCCGCCGCTGCACCTCCTGCCGCGGCGCTGGCGCGCGTGGGCGCGCGGGCACGCCGCGCGCGCCGACGCGGCAATGCACGACGTCGTCGCCGCCCACCCGCGGCTCGTGCCCGCGGGGGTCGGCGTGTCGCTCGTGATCGAGGCGCTCCACCTCGTCGAGCTCGCCGCGCTCTTCGCGGTCTTCGCGGTCAGCGTGCCGCTGCCGCTCCTGCTCTCGAGCTCGATGGGCATCGGCGTCGCGCACGCGGTCCCGGTGACGGCGTCGCTCGGCACGCTCGAGGCGACGCAGGTCGGGGTCTTCACGGTGGGCGGCGAGCCGCTCGCGATCGGCCTCGCCGTCGCCGTCGCGATCCGCCTCGCCGAGACCGTCGCGATCCTCGCCGGGCTCGCCTGCCTCGCGACCGCGCCGGGTCGGCGGACGCCGGCGTGA